Below is a genomic region from Thalassophryne amazonica chromosome 3, fThaAma1.1, whole genome shotgun sequence.
aatatcttgtctttgtggtgtattcaactgaatataggttgaagaggatttgcaaatcattgtattctgtttttatttacattttacacaacgtcccaacttcactggaattgggggttGTACTTTCATAACTATAACTTGACGTCACGGAATTCCAGAGAAGCTGGTAGTTGAGCGGCTTCCTCTGAAGAGGCGTGACATCATGCACACCTACAGCTCTGAAAAAGTGAGCAGACAGCAGCGTCAACAATATTCAGTTGAAGCACTGCCAAGCAGCTCAAGGTAAGATTTCGTCTCAAACTTGACATTTTATTGATTGAGCTttacacttcttttttttttttttgttaattcccGCAACACTTTGTGTAAAATGAGATGTTCTTTGGTGTTTTTTGTCTTGTTCCAGGTTGTCACCCGACAGTCTCAAGTTAAGGGCACTGTGACTTTGGTCAATCCTGTCCGTCTCTTGTGCACCATGCTGGTGAATGAAGAACTGGAGTGCATCGTGTGCTGTTACAGATACTCCAGGAGGGGTCACATCCCACGGCTGCTACACTGCAAGCACACGTTCTGCTCGCCCTGCCTGCTGAAGCTGTCTCGACTGCAGGGAGCCCTCTGCTTCATTCGCTGCCCGCTGTGCCGCTGGTTGACATGCAAGTGTGCTTCCCTGCCCCTGCCTGGCTCTCTGTACATCAACACACAGATCTGGGATCAGATCGCAGAGGATGAGGATTGCGGAGTGCGTATGGAGCACACAGCTGTGACACAACTTCATGTGGAAACGTTCTGAGTGGCTTTCacaagtttttgttgttttgtttaaatCGTACTTTGTGGTACATGAGTGCTTTATTAATTAGTTCTTTTTCTCTTCTGCTCCAGCCCCCATTCAAAGAATTCTACTTATAGGTGATGATTGCAGAAACTCTGGAGGTGTGTGGAGCCcagctaacagacaaacagaacTTTTCTTctttgaagaataaaaatatgaaaCACAGAATCCTGCAGAGCTTCTATTGGTTTAGTAAATTTATGAAACTTTAAAGGACCATATTTTATGCATTGTAAATATTAATTCATTTTAATAATGTAGTGGTGAGAATGAAATTGTGTCCAAGCAGCAAGTAAcatacttaagcccctttcacattggcgtattcgtagagctgctcattgcagcgtatcgtctacgctgagttttgcagctctacgtcgagttttttctctctacgcagcagtatgttgagggcttcCTGTgcaggacggaagaaattaaacatttaattttcttcggtgtagagcactggacacagttttaagcaggtctgcgcagcacagcctTACTGCATGCAAGACTGCAACactgcgcttctgtacacaaccaaaaactgaatgCTGCATCCAGCTGGagatctcgctctctctctgtgtgtgtgtctgatcaaacctgtgactttaaaataaaagcgctttgtgtccctagggttacGAAAattcagcgggtcaaagagccttctTTTACcgggcccctgctctgtggaacagtctccccATGTCATTGAGGCAGTCTGATTCTGTGGAAATTTTTAAGTCTAGGCTCAAGTCACATTTGTTTTGTCATGCTTGTGATTAGCATTTtatgtttttacagtttttattgtgatatttgccttttatttattttatttaatcgtgtctctttaattgtgctttttaatctttgaaTTCTTTCTAATCTGTTTCTAAATTGTTTtttatgaagtgccttgagacaatgtTGTTGTGGACACGGTATAAAATGAATTGAATCATTAACTGGtgatgccattgccaatgaaGCTGTTTCTAAATGTTCTAATAAAGTTAAGTTCTTATACAGGAATACTTGAAATTTTGACTTTAATACTTGTGGTGGGTGGATCAATCCAAATATTGATATTGATACcgatgttggtatcgatattgattgATACCAGTGTAATGAGattgatattttatttttagtttctcTGCTGTTTTACAATTCCTGTGAAGTGATAATTTTACTTTGTACTTTTGTTTATTTCTGaacaaaaaaatccaggaaacaaGTGCAATGAAGGGAGAGATTTTATTTCATTGTGTTGTAGTTTCTGAACACTCTAACTgaaaaaataatttgttttaatttgttcTCAAGTGATAATTTTATGCACTTTGtttattcaagaaaaaaaaatccagacatgaCAATGTATGGagaaaaattgttttgttacggtTTTGTTGTTTCTgaacaaaacattttgtgataataaagtacttTCTAGTTACTATAaactttgctcaaattctgtcctCTCAAAGGACACTCAAAGGTCATGAAAATCCATTCAGATTTAGCAATTTGACTATGCATTCACCTTAATTATTAAAAGGTATCGGCTGTATTTACTTGATATGGGATCAATACCAAATCGTGCATTATTGCACCCCACTACtgaagggcacaatttagaactagaaattgggccgaagcccataggccaggggtctgggggccactttaggcccccagaagccaatggtttctagataagctcagatgcattctgagcatccagaacagtaattttaatgttttgagaagaccataaagtggacaccatttgacttgtgcaatttgaaactgtggatataagtaactTATCATGAGAATAgctagcattgattttattaatatcctggtgtaaataaggtatcaccacatgtgtagaactcaaaaagaatgataggttgagttttcatttaaaaaaaaaaaactgcaatgtggtaaaatttattcataaatatgaaagaacaggttcttaataattatttactatcgcatactgtatttttttttctaaagatttgtttttgcttaagtttgaaaaacaaaaaacccaacagatcataagtttaggataattacttatcatgaatttaattttcgaagtggcactaatgacaacactcatactgaacataatttcgcttgcatagactgattttggagatcaagcaataattgcagatgggctttctgaggtcccagatagcttttctgatttcattttcttatgttacttatgatacttatgtgtagacactagcccctagaggcaactatttttggtttcaaatctgggcaaatgcagtcccagaaaattccaaatgtgacaaacaagaaacaggtgttgtaaacaagtcaatgctgctaaaaatacaaacttgcagaaacaaagatagtattctgacatggtttgcacataagactg
It encodes:
- the LOC117507187 gene encoding E3 ubiquitin-protein ligase RNF182-like, whose translation is MLVNEELECIVCCYRYSRRGHIPRLLHCKHTFCSPCLLKLSRLQGALCFIRCPLCRWLTCKCASLPLPGSLYINTQIWDQIAEDEDCGVPPIQRILLIGDDCRNSGGVWSPANRQTELFFFEE